One segment of Streptomyces bathyalis DNA contains the following:
- a CDS encoding GAF domain-containing protein produces MLNPWLALETGADAAERTGQVRRAHEEFVTQGAIGAQVRNVVAESWQRCAGASVEPESVARIDLADDDLDAYRSAHPLDRVMPLFRELLGTVADDGAHLLSVCDENGRMLWVEGHSQVQRHAERMNFVPGARWSERYIGTNAPGTALAVDHAVQIFTAEHYCRPVQAWTCAAAPVHDPRTHRLIGAIDITGGDHLASPQSLALVQATARAAEAHLAELAAAGGASADGAPVLNALGCDEALLDAGGGTPVRLGRRHSEIMVLLAAHPEGLTGERLALELYGERTVTPVTLRAELSRLRGLLGSLLDSRPYRLRTAPRTDHDAVGEALAEGDLPAALAAYRGPLLPLSEAPGVVRLRRRLEDRLRRALLSSRDPSLLEEWVRTPWGEDDLEMWEALLAGRQGGEARTAALVRRVRELRRAYGLENPRMPPARHPYAEDRGAHATYRQRSRP; encoded by the coding sequence GTGCTGAATCCATGGCTGGCGCTGGAGACAGGGGCAGACGCGGCCGAGCGGACCGGTCAGGTGCGCCGCGCGCACGAGGAGTTCGTGACCCAGGGCGCGATCGGCGCGCAGGTGCGGAACGTGGTGGCCGAGTCCTGGCAGCGCTGCGCCGGTGCCTCCGTCGAGCCCGAGAGCGTGGCCCGGATCGACCTGGCGGACGACGACCTCGACGCGTACCGCTCGGCGCACCCCCTGGACCGGGTCATGCCCCTCTTCCGCGAGCTCCTCGGCACGGTCGCCGACGACGGCGCACACCTTCTCTCCGTGTGCGACGAGAACGGGCGCATGCTGTGGGTCGAGGGGCACTCCCAAGTCCAGCGCCACGCCGAGCGGATGAACTTCGTTCCGGGCGCCCGCTGGTCCGAGCGCTACATCGGCACCAACGCCCCGGGCACGGCGCTCGCCGTCGACCACGCCGTGCAGATCTTCACCGCCGAGCACTACTGCCGGCCGGTGCAGGCGTGGACGTGCGCCGCGGCCCCCGTGCACGATCCGCGCACCCACCGCCTGATCGGAGCGATCGACATCACCGGCGGCGACCATCTCGCCTCGCCCCAGAGCCTCGCGCTCGTCCAGGCGACGGCACGCGCCGCCGAGGCACACCTGGCCGAACTGGCGGCCGCGGGCGGCGCCTCCGCCGACGGTGCACCCGTGCTGAACGCGCTCGGCTGCGACGAGGCCCTGCTCGACGCCGGAGGCGGCACACCCGTGCGCCTGGGCAGGCGGCACAGCGAGATCATGGTGCTCCTGGCCGCGCACCCCGAGGGTCTCACCGGCGAACGCCTCGCCCTCGAACTCTACGGAGAACGGACAGTCACGCCGGTCACGCTGCGCGCCGAACTCTCCCGCCTGCGCGGACTGCTGGGGTCGCTGCTCGACTCGCGTCCGTACCGGCTGCGCACCGCACCGCGCACCGACCACGACGCCGTCGGCGAGGCACTGGCCGAGGGCGATCTGCCAGCAGCGCTCGCCGCCTACCGCGGCCCGCTGCTGCCGCTCTCCGAGGCACCCGGTGTCGTACGGCTGCGCAGGCGGCTGGAGGACCGGCTGCGCCGCGCCCTGCTCTCTTCCCGCGACCCCAGCCTGCTGGAGGAGTGGGTGCGCACACCCTGGGGCGAGGACGATCTGGAGATGTGGGAGGCGCTGCTGGCCGGACGCCAGGGCGGCGAGGCCCGCACCGCCGCCCTGGTCCGCCGCGTACGCGAACTGCGGCGCGCCTACGGCCTGGAGAACCCGCGGATGCCCCCCGCACGCCACCCGTACGCAGAGGACAGGGGAGCGCACGCAACGTATCGGCAACGTTCCCGTCCCTAG
- the exaC gene encoding acetaldehyde dehydrogenase ExaC translates to MSRYAAPGSDGAVMNYKSRYDHWIGGTYVAPKQGGYFENPTPVTGAPFTEIARGTADDVERAIDAAHEAAPAWGRTPPAERAAVLNRIAQRMEDHLEELAVAESWENGKPVREALAADIPLAIDHFRYFAGAIRAQEGSLSEIDEDTVAYHFHEPLGVVAQIIPWNFPILMAVWKLAPALAAGNAVVLKPAEQTPASVHFWMSLVADLLPPGVVNIVNGFGAEAGKPLASSPRVAKVAFTGETTTGRLIMQYASENLKPVTLELGGKSPNIFFDDVSVADDDFFDKAMEGFTMFALNQGEVCTCPSRALIQHGHYRDFLDAGIARTEKIVQGHPLDTETMVGAQASNDQLEKILSYLDIGKQEGAKALTGGSRAELGGELEGGYYVRPTILEGKNSMRVFQEEIFGPVVAVTGFSDFDDAMTTANDTLYGLGAGVWTRDGSTAYRAGRTIQAGRVWTNCYHAYPAHAAFGGYKQSGIGRENHRMMLDHYQQTKNLLVSYSPKKLGLF, encoded by the coding sequence ATGAGCCGCTACGCCGCGCCCGGGTCCGACGGGGCCGTCATGAACTACAAGTCCCGCTACGACCACTGGATCGGGGGCACATACGTCGCTCCCAAACAGGGCGGCTACTTCGAGAACCCCACACCGGTCACGGGAGCGCCCTTCACCGAGATCGCCCGCGGCACCGCCGACGACGTGGAGCGGGCCATCGATGCGGCGCACGAGGCCGCCCCGGCCTGGGGCCGCACACCCCCTGCCGAACGCGCCGCGGTGCTCAACAGGATCGCGCAGCGCATGGAGGACCACCTCGAGGAACTGGCCGTCGCCGAGAGCTGGGAGAACGGCAAACCGGTGCGTGAGGCACTGGCCGCCGACATCCCCCTCGCCATCGACCACTTCCGCTACTTCGCCGGTGCGATACGGGCACAGGAAGGGTCGCTGTCCGAGATCGACGAGGACACCGTCGCGTACCACTTCCACGAGCCGCTCGGCGTGGTCGCCCAGATCATTCCGTGGAACTTCCCGATCCTGATGGCCGTGTGGAAGCTGGCGCCCGCCCTGGCGGCCGGCAACGCGGTCGTGCTCAAGCCTGCCGAACAGACCCCGGCCTCCGTCCACTTCTGGATGAGCCTGGTCGCCGACCTGCTGCCTCCGGGCGTCGTGAACATCGTCAACGGCTTCGGAGCGGAAGCGGGCAAGCCCCTGGCCAGCAGCCCCCGCGTGGCCAAGGTCGCCTTCACCGGCGAGACCACCACGGGCCGGCTGATCATGCAGTACGCCTCCGAGAACCTCAAGCCCGTCACGCTCGAACTCGGCGGCAAGAGCCCGAACATCTTCTTCGACGACGTCTCCGTGGCCGACGACGACTTCTTCGACAAGGCGATGGAAGGCTTCACGATGTTCGCCCTCAACCAGGGCGAGGTGTGCACGTGTCCCTCCCGTGCGCTCATCCAGCACGGCCACTACCGGGACTTCCTCGACGCGGGCATCGCCCGTACGGAGAAGATCGTCCAGGGACACCCGCTGGACACCGAGACCATGGTGGGTGCGCAGGCCTCCAACGACCAGCTGGAGAAGATCCTCTCCTACCTCGACATCGGCAAGCAGGAGGGCGCGAAGGCGCTGACCGGCGGCAGCCGTGCCGAGCTGGGCGGGGAGCTGGAGGGCGGCTACTACGTACGGCCCACCATCCTCGAGGGCAAGAACAGCATGCGCGTCTTCCAGGAGGAGATCTTCGGTCCGGTCGTCGCCGTCACCGGCTTCTCCGACTTCGACGACGCCATGACGACGGCCAACGACACCCTCTACGGGCTCGGCGCCGGCGTGTGGACCCGCGACGGAAGCACCGCCTACCGCGCGGGGCGCACGATCCAGGCCGGGCGTGTGTGGACGAACTGCTACCACGCCTACCCGGCGCACGCCGCGTTCGGTGGTTACAAGCAGTCCGGCATCGGCAGGGAGAACCACCGGATGATGCTCGACCACTACCAGCAGACCAAGAACCTGCTGGTGAGCTACTCGCCGAAGAAGCTCGGTCTCTTCTGA
- a CDS encoding DUF779 domain-containing protein, with translation MSSAEQAQDRAPAPAPERVGLTEEAARMIRQLTDQHGPLMFHQSGGCCDGSSPMCYQLGELRTGDSDVLLGRLAVEGVDEPVPFWMSSSQFAYWSHTHLTVDVVPGRGSGFSLEAPEGVRFLIRSRLMDDSG, from the coding sequence ATGTCGTCGGCGGAGCAGGCACAGGACCGGGCGCCGGCCCCGGCACCGGAGCGGGTCGGCCTCACCGAGGAGGCCGCCCGGATGATCCGGCAGCTGACGGACCAGCACGGGCCGCTAATGTTCCACCAGTCCGGCGGCTGCTGCGACGGCAGCTCTCCGATGTGCTACCAGCTCGGCGAGCTGCGCACGGGAGACTCGGACGTGCTGCTCGGGCGGCTGGCAGTGGAGGGCGTCGACGAACCGGTGCCGTTCTGGATGTCCTCGAGCCAGTTCGCGTACTGGAGCCACACCCACCTGACGGTGGACGTGGTCCCGGGCCGCGGCAGCGGATTCTCGCTCGAGGCGCCGGAAGGCGTGCGTTTCCTGATCCGCTCGCGGCTGATGGACGACAGCGGCTGA
- a CDS encoding MOSC domain-containing protein, translating into MASLRLASLHLYPVKALAGITREELRVEPWGPSADRRWMLTSPDGSQVTQREQPRLAFVRAVPVLDGTSGGGPAEAPLTVTAPGREPIEIGVPPADRETVPVRLFGTKLEVVPADAEASDWFSAYLGTPVTLVHLDAPGRRRPIDPQFAPDGQTVSLADGFPLLLTSDSSLDALNSLIAQGDHADEGPLPMNRFRPNLVVAGSAPWAEDGWRRLRIGEVVFRVAKPCGRCVVTTTDQTSGVRGREPLRTLARHRRFGDQLVFGQNLIPERTGRVRSGDSVEVLA; encoded by the coding sequence ATGGCCTCCTTGAGACTGGCATCGCTCCACCTCTACCCGGTGAAAGCACTGGCGGGGATCACGCGTGAAGAGCTGAGGGTCGAGCCTTGGGGGCCGTCCGCAGACAGGCGCTGGATGCTGACGTCTCCGGACGGAAGCCAGGTCACGCAGCGGGAGCAGCCGCGCCTTGCCTTCGTCCGGGCCGTACCGGTCCTCGATGGCACTTCCGGGGGAGGTCCGGCGGAAGCGCCGCTGACGGTGACGGCTCCGGGGAGGGAGCCGATCGAGATCGGCGTGCCGCCGGCGGACCGGGAGACGGTCCCCGTGCGGCTGTTCGGGACGAAGCTCGAAGTGGTCCCCGCCGACGCGGAGGCGAGCGACTGGTTCTCCGCGTATCTCGGCACACCGGTGACGCTCGTGCACCTGGACGCCCCCGGACGGCGGCGCCCCATCGACCCGCAGTTCGCCCCTGACGGGCAGACGGTCTCGCTGGCCGACGGCTTCCCGCTCCTGCTCACGTCGGACTCCTCGCTGGACGCGCTCAACTCCCTGATCGCACAGGGCGATCACGCCGATGAGGGCCCGCTGCCGATGAACCGCTTCCGGCCGAACCTCGTCGTCGCGGGAAGTGCTCCGTGGGCCGAGGACGGATGGCGGCGGCTGCGCATCGGCGAGGTCGTCTTCCGCGTGGCCAAGCCGTGCGGGCGCTGCGTGGTGACCACCACCGACCAGACGTCGGGCGTACGAGGAAGGGAACCGCTGCGCACCCTCGCCCGCCACCGTCGCTTCGGGGACCAGTTGGTCTTCGGTCAGAACCTGATCCCCGAGCGCACGGGCAGGGTGCGCAGCGGCGACTCGGTCGAGGTGCTCGCCTAG
- a CDS encoding DUF6643 family protein, whose translation MTSPRYSPGGYYAGPSYPDTPIYDMLVNERGTPQIAPIRVPSAYDALPSLAALPPALPALPAGPSHQQQHTPPQGYPGMGNQPPQPGMAQPAPLQQAPLQQAPAPYIPQQAPPQRGYQDPRQQPQQYQQPQPPQQMRPVAPPRPAAPRPAAPRPAAPRQMPNAYEDPYGGQQYPGRGY comes from the coding sequence ATGACCTCCCCCCGCTACTCCCCTGGCGGCTACTACGCTGGCCCTTCGTACCCCGATACGCCGATCTACGACATGCTCGTGAACGAGCGTGGCACTCCTCAGATCGCGCCCATCCGGGTCCCGTCGGCGTACGACGCTCTGCCCTCCCTCGCCGCGCTTCCCCCCGCTCTTCCGGCGCTGCCCGCCGGTCCGAGCCACCAGCAGCAGCACACGCCTCCGCAGGGGTACCCGGGGATGGGCAACCAGCCCCCGCAGCCCGGCATGGCACAGCCTGCACCCCTGCAGCAGGCGCCGCTCCAGCAGGCGCCCGCACCCTACATTCCGCAGCAGGCACCGCCGCAGCGCGGATACCAGGACCCCCGGCAGCAGCCTCAGCAGTACCAACAGCCGCAGCCGCCGCAGCAGATGCGGCCGGTCGCGCCGCCGCGTCCTGCCGCTCCCCGTCCCGCCGCACCGCGTCCCGCGGCGCCCCGGCAGATGCCGAACGCCTACGAGGACCCGTACGGAGGCCAGCAGTACCCCGGTCGCGGCTACTGA
- a CDS encoding TerD family protein — protein sequence MTMRKGTNVPVAAASVRIELGRDSGAGPVDVDASALLLTASGKVRSDDDFVFYNQPRHASGAVTHEGKKSEGATVVDVLSADLDSAEPGIDRIVLAASADGGTFGQVPGLYVRIVDAAGGAEIARFDSTDATVETAFVLGELYRRQGGWKFRAVGQGYGSGLAGLATDFGISVDEGTDTGAPVREAAPTAPPAAAGVPQQARPATPAPAASEPVRLTKVTLTKQAPSVSLTKQGGTGGALRVNLNWQVQKQFSGWGRKLGKAVAGYSDLDLDLCALFELADGRKGVVQALGNAFGSLTEPPYIHLDGDDRTGSVASGENLTVNLDRAADLRRILVFVTIYSGARSFEGVHGTVTLQPQHGAAVEFSLDECTVPSNVCALALITKEGGDLVVHREARYLVTQRGSSPQRTVDAAYGWGMQWTPGRK from the coding sequence ATGACGATGCGGAAGGGCACCAACGTCCCGGTCGCGGCGGCGTCGGTACGTATCGAGCTCGGGCGGGATTCCGGAGCGGGACCCGTGGACGTGGACGCCTCCGCCTTGCTGCTGACGGCCTCCGGCAAGGTCCGCTCCGACGACGACTTCGTCTTCTACAACCAGCCCCGTCACGCCTCCGGCGCCGTGACCCACGAGGGCAAGAAATCCGAAGGCGCCACCGTCGTGGACGTATTGAGCGCGGACCTGGACAGCGCCGAGCCCGGCATCGACAGGATCGTCCTCGCGGCCTCCGCCGACGGCGGCACCTTCGGGCAGGTCCCCGGACTGTACGTACGGATCGTGGACGCGGCCGGCGGGGCGGAGATCGCACGGTTCGACAGCACCGATGCCACCGTCGAGACGGCGTTCGTCCTCGGTGAGCTCTACCGAAGGCAGGGCGGCTGGAAGTTCCGCGCCGTCGGCCAGGGATACGGCAGCGGACTGGCCGGTCTGGCAACGGACTTCGGGATCAGTGTTGACGAGGGGACGGACACCGGCGCACCGGTGCGCGAAGCAGCGCCCACAGCCCCGCCGGCCGCTGCCGGTGTTCCGCAGCAGGCACGGCCGGCGACTCCCGCACCGGCCGCGTCCGAACCCGTGCGGCTGACCAAGGTCACGCTGACCAAGCAGGCCCCCTCGGTCTCCCTCACCAAGCAGGGCGGCACCGGGGGAGCTCTGCGGGTCAACCTCAACTGGCAGGTGCAGAAGCAGTTCTCGGGCTGGGGCCGCAAGCTCGGCAAGGCCGTGGCCGGCTACTCCGATCTCGACCTGGACCTGTGCGCCCTCTTCGAACTCGCCGACGGCCGCAAGGGCGTCGTCCAGGCACTCGGCAACGCCTTCGGCTCGCTGACCGAGCCGCCGTACATCCACCTCGACGGCGACGACCGCACCGGCTCGGTCGCTTCCGGGGAGAACCTCACCGTCAATCTGGACCGCGCGGCGGACCTGCGGCGGATCCTCGTGTTCGTCACGATCTACTCGGGGGCGCGCAGCTTCGAGGGCGTCCACGGCACCGTCACCCTCCAGCCGCAGCACGGCGCCGCCGTGGAGTTCTCGCTCGACGAGTGCACCGTCCCGTCCAACGTCTGCGCGCTCGCGCTCATCACCAAGGAGGGCGGCGACCTCGTCGTGCACCGTGAGGCCCGCTACCTGGTCACCCAGCGAGGCAGCAGCCCGCAGCGCACCGTCGACGCGGCCTACGGCTGGGGCATGCAGTGGACTCCCGGACGCAAGTGA
- a CDS encoding glycosyltransferase — MSALTWIASGSLAAWLWLLLGQARFWRTDIRLPPRPEPENWPAVAVVVPARDEAEVLPLSLPGLLAQDYPGRAEIFLVDDGSSDGTGELAQCLARERAPHGLPLTVTSPGEPEPGWTGKLWALRHGMTLARERTGADFLLLTDADIAHAPDSLRDLVSAATGARLDLLSQMARLRADSAWERLIVPAFVYFFAQLYPFGRVNRPTSRTAAAAGGCVLLRTDAAVRAHIPESIRHAVIDDVTLARAVKRSGGRIWLGLADGVHSVRPYERLPQLWRMVARSAYAQLGNSPLVLLGTVAGLTLVYLVPPLTALAGSPVGAAAWAVMALTYVPMLRYYRQPPWRALALPVTAALYLLMTLDSALRHHRGRGAAWKGRTYA; from the coding sequence ATGAGCGCCCTGACCTGGATCGCCTCGGGATCACTTGCCGCCTGGCTGTGGCTGCTGCTGGGGCAGGCCCGCTTCTGGCGTACCGACATCCGGCTGCCGCCGCGGCCGGAGCCGGAGAACTGGCCCGCGGTGGCGGTCGTCGTGCCGGCCCGGGACGAGGCGGAGGTCCTGCCGCTCAGCCTTCCCGGTCTGCTCGCCCAGGACTATCCGGGGCGGGCCGAGATCTTCCTCGTCGACGACGGCTCCTCGGACGGCACCGGCGAACTGGCGCAATGCCTCGCGCGCGAACGGGCCCCGCACGGCCTGCCGTTGACCGTCACCTCGCCCGGCGAGCCCGAACCCGGCTGGACCGGCAAGCTGTGGGCGTTGCGGCACGGCATGACACTCGCGCGGGAACGGACCGGAGCGGACTTCCTTCTGCTCACGGACGCGGACATCGCACACGCGCCGGACTCGCTGCGGGACCTGGTCAGCGCGGCGACCGGCGCCCGTCTCGACCTGCTCTCCCAGATGGCCCGGCTGCGGGCGGACAGCGCGTGGGAGCGGCTCATCGTCCCCGCCTTCGTCTACTTCTTCGCGCAGCTCTATCCCTTCGGCCGGGTCAACCGGCCCACGTCCCGTACCGCCGCCGCGGCCGGCGGCTGCGTGCTGCTGCGCACCGATGCGGCCGTGCGCGCGCACATCCCGGAGAGCATCCGGCATGCCGTCATCGACGACGTGACGCTCGCACGCGCCGTCAAACGAAGTGGCGGCCGGATCTGGCTGGGGCTGGCGGACGGCGTGCACAGCGTGCGTCCCTACGAACGGCTGCCGCAGCTGTGGCGGATGGTGGCGCGCAGCGCGTACGCACAACTCGGGAACAGCCCGCTGGTGCTCCTGGGCACGGTGGCGGGGCTGACCTTGGTGTATCTGGTGCCGCCGCTGACCGCGCTGGCGGGCTCACCCGTGGGCGCGGCGGCCTGGGCGGTGATGGCGCTGACGTACGTCCCGATGCTGCGCTACTACCGGCAGCCGCCGTGGCGGGCGCTCGCGCTGCCCGTGACGGCGGCCCTGTATCTGCTGATGACGCTCGATTCCGCGCTGCGTCACCATCGCGGGCGCGGTGCCGCCTGGAAGGGCCGCACCTACGCCTGA
- a CDS encoding glutamate racemase: MKIALVDSGIGLLAAAAAVRRARPDADLVLSSDPDSMPWGPRSADDITAHALACAKAAGAHEPDALIVACNTASVHALSALREELEPDLPVIGTVPAVKPAAQGGGPVAVWATPATTGSPYQRRLIAEFGKDAQFTEVPCHGLADAVETAQEHAVDVAIGAAAALTPRGVRAVVLGCTHYELVGERIRAAVSEADGTPPVLFGSAGAVAAQALRRIGTGPDPGAAPTGGLTVLLAGRTARLPEVASTYAEGRLLAGAPVTP; the protein is encoded by the coding sequence GTGAAGATCGCGTTGGTGGACTCGGGTATCGGCCTTCTCGCGGCGGCGGCGGCCGTACGCAGAGCACGTCCCGACGCGGATCTCGTCCTCTCCAGCGACCCCGACAGCATGCCGTGGGGTCCGCGCAGCGCCGACGACATCACCGCCCACGCCCTGGCCTGCGCGAAGGCCGCCGGTGCCCACGAGCCGGACGCCCTGATCGTCGCCTGCAACACCGCCTCCGTACATGCCCTGTCGGCGCTCCGCGAGGAGCTGGAGCCGGACCTCCCCGTCATCGGGACGGTGCCCGCCGTGAAGCCGGCCGCGCAGGGCGGAGGTCCCGTCGCCGTCTGGGCCACTCCGGCGACCACGGGCAGCCCTTACCAGCGGCGCCTCATCGCCGAGTTCGGGAAGGACGCCCAGTTCACGGAGGTCCCCTGTCACGGCCTCGCGGACGCGGTGGAGACGGCGCAGGAACATGCCGTCGACGTGGCCATCGGTGCGGCCGCCGCGCTCACGCCCCGCGGTGTGCGCGCCGTCGTCCTCGGGTGCACGCACTACGAACTCGTCGGCGAACGCATCCGCGCGGCCGTCTCGGAGGCGGACGGCACACCGCCGGTGCTCTTCGGCTCCGCCGGCGCGGTCGCCGCCCAGGCCCTGCGCAGGATCGGCACCGGCCCGGACCCGGGGGCCGCCCCGACCGGCGGGCTGACGGTGCTCCTCGCGGGGCGTACGGCCAGGCTGCCCGAGGTCGCGAGCACCTACGCCGAGGGCCGGCTCCTTGCGGGCGCCCCCGTCACGCCTTGA
- a CDS encoding O-antigen ligase family protein, which yields MTSPVLGSSGVRERENGTADVIGVLVLGACAAWALVTAAGRDARPEGMLLAVLAVGGGYATGRIAGSLLPAGAAAGAGAAGVFLAFFGPTSSHVIPGGIEFAGPAGRSGVTAALLTLSVGAFCCAAWAAPVGAVRNGLRLAAAATVVCALLVGTPVGFAAALGVLLCSLVAGGIRRRPMFLAALAVAAAAVSGVTFVVAQEEQPRGTPVALHEQLTLHRVELWRDALTLTQDHPLFGTGPDTFRDLSVTAGGTGTGTAPAAYTAHGAQPEREAAPSDGKPHSAPLQVAAEQGLPGLALLACAFGWLLFALWASPRPTPVVLTAGAALSALAALAAIGNALSFTQVTAGAGLLAGIACARRLS from the coding sequence ATGACGTCACCGGTGCTCGGTTCGTCAGGGGTGCGTGAACGGGAGAACGGTACCGCCGACGTCATTGGGGTGCTCGTGCTGGGGGCCTGTGCCGCGTGGGCGCTGGTCACAGCCGCGGGGCGTGACGCCCGGCCGGAGGGGATGCTGCTCGCCGTCCTCGCGGTGGGCGGCGGATACGCCACGGGACGCATCGCGGGTTCATTACTGCCTGCCGGTGCGGCGGCCGGAGCGGGAGCCGCGGGGGTCTTTCTCGCGTTCTTCGGCCCGACGTCCTCGCATGTAATCCCGGGCGGCATCGAATTCGCGGGACCGGCGGGGCGTTCGGGTGTGACGGCCGCTCTCCTCACGCTCTCTGTCGGCGCGTTCTGCTGCGCCGCGTGGGCGGCACCGGTGGGTGCCGTGCGCAACGGCCTGCGGCTGGCAGCCGCCGCAACGGTGGTGTGCGCCCTGCTCGTAGGCACCCCGGTCGGCTTCGCGGCCGCCCTGGGCGTACTGCTGTGCTCCCTCGTCGCCGGAGGGATACGCCGGCGGCCGATGTTCCTGGCGGCTCTCGCAGTCGCCGCCGCGGCCGTCTCGGGCGTCACCTTCGTCGTGGCCCAGGAGGAACAGCCGCGCGGGACACCGGTCGCCCTGCACGAGCAACTGACGCTCCACCGGGTCGAGTTGTGGCGGGACGCCCTCACCCTCACGCAGGACCACCCGCTCTTCGGCACCGGCCCCGACACGTTCCGGGATCTGAGCGTCACGGCGGGCGGCACGGGCACCGGCACCGCGCCGGCGGCGTACACGGCACACGGCGCGCAGCCCGAGCGGGAAGCGGCACCTTCCGACGGCAAGCCGCACTCCGCTCCGCTGCAGGTCGCGGCCGAGCAGGGCCTGCCGGGTCTGGCGCTGCTCGCCTGCGCCTTCGGATGGCTGCTTTTCGCCCTGTGGGCCTCGCCCAGGCCCACACCCGTCGTGCTGACGGCGGGCGCGGCGCTCTCCGCGCTCGCCGCCCTGGCGGCGATAGGCAACGCACTGAGCTTCACGCAGGTGACGGCGGGCGCGGGGCTACTCGCGGGCATCGCCTGCGCGAGGCGGCTCAGCTGA
- a CDS encoding NUDIX hydrolase encodes MATPEFIRRIRATAGHQLLYLPGVSAVVFDEDGRVLLGRRADTGNWSIIGGIPEPGEQPAAAVQREVEEETAVRCVAERVVLVQALEEPITYPNGDICQYMDICFRCRVTGGEARVNDEESLEVGWFGLDALPPMEESVVTRIKQATGDGPTWFEGIGRG; translated from the coding sequence ATGGCGACACCCGAATTCATCCGCAGGATCCGCGCCACCGCAGGTCACCAGCTTCTCTACCTGCCGGGTGTGAGCGCCGTCGTGTTCGACGAGGACGGCCGTGTGCTGCTGGGCAGGCGGGCCGACACGGGGAACTGGTCCATCATCGGCGGCATCCCCGAGCCGGGTGAGCAGCCCGCGGCGGCGGTCCAGCGCGAGGTCGAGGAGGAGACAGCCGTCCGGTGCGTGGCGGAACGGGTGGTTCTCGTGCAGGCGTTGGAGGAACCGATCACCTACCCCAACGGCGACATCTGCCAGTACATGGACATCTGCTTCCGCTGCCGCGTCACCGGGGGAGAGGCCCGGGTCAACGACGAGGAGTCCCTTGAGGTGGGCTGGTTCGGGCTGGACGCGCTGCCGCCGATGGAGGAGTCCGTCGTGACCCGCATCAAGCAGGCCACCGGGGACGGTCCCACCTGGTTCGAGGGGATCGGCCGCGGCTGA
- the tal gene encoding transaldolase, whose product MTGTLERLADEGVAPWLDDLSRERLASGGLSRLVSEQGVVGITSNPTIFDKAIGSGLHYDAQITDLARRGVGVAEAARLLTAYDVRWACDALRDVYEMTHGLDGRVSIEVAPQLAKDTMASLAEARDLWWQVDRPNLFVKIPATREGLGAISAALAEGISVNVTLIFSLDRYAEVISAFLSGMEGAQAAGHDLSSIASVASFFVSRVDTETDNRLDKMGSSQARALRGRAAIANARLAYGQFEQARASDRWRALEAAGMKPQRPLWASTGVKDPAFDDTRYVVELVAPDVVSTMPEATLRAVEEHGEIRGDTIHGTYAESQQILDDLDVAGVSYHDVVTTLEEEGIRKFSDSWRDLFGTLDEELRTAASKSRSA is encoded by the coding sequence ATGACCGGCACCCTGGAACGGCTCGCGGACGAAGGCGTGGCTCCCTGGCTGGACGACCTGAGCCGCGAGCGGCTGGCGAGCGGCGGGCTGTCCCGGCTGGTGAGCGAGCAGGGCGTCGTGGGCATCACCAGCAATCCGACGATCTTCGACAAGGCGATCGGTTCCGGGCTGCACTACGACGCGCAGATCACGGACCTCGCCCGGCGGGGCGTGGGTGTCGCCGAGGCGGCCCGGCTGCTGACCGCCTACGACGTGCGCTGGGCGTGCGATGCCCTGCGCGACGTGTACGAGATGACCCACGGCCTGGACGGACGCGTCTCGATCGAGGTGGCCCCGCAGCTGGCGAAGGACACCATGGCGTCCCTCGCCGAGGCGCGGGACCTGTGGTGGCAGGTGGACCGGCCCAACCTCTTCGTGAAGATCCCCGCCACCCGTGAGGGCCTGGGAGCGATCAGCGCGGCCCTGGCCGAGGGCATCAGCGTCAATGTGACCCTGATCTTCTCCCTCGACCGCTACGCCGAGGTCATCTCCGCCTTCCTCTCCGGAATGGAAGGGGCGCAGGCCGCCGGGCACGACCTTTCCTCCATCGCGTCGGTCGCGTCCTTCTTCGTCAGCCGCGTCGACACCGAGACCGACAACCGCCTGGACAAGATGGGCAGTTCACAGGCGAGGGCACTGCGCGGCCGCGCGGCCATCGCCAACGCCCGGCTCGCCTACGGGCAGTTCGAGCAGGCCCGAGCGAGCGACCGCTGGCGGGCACTCGAGGCGGCCGGGATGAAGCCGCAGCGTCCGCTGTGGGCCTCCACCGGCGTCAAGGACCCGGCCTTCGACGACACCCGCTACGTCGTGGAACTCGTCGCGCCCGACGTCGTGAGCACCATGCCGGAGGCGACTCTCCGCGCGGTCGAGGAGCACGGAGAGATCAGGGGCGACACCATCCATGGCACGTACGCGGAGTCCCAGCAGATCCTCGACGACCTCGACGTGGCAGGTGTCTCCTACCACGACGTCGTGACGACCCTCGAGGAAGAGGGCATAAGGAAATTCTCGGACTCCTGGCGCGACTTGTTCGGGACGCTGGACGAGGAGCTGCGTACCGCCGCCTCGAAGAGCCGGTCCGCATGA